The proteins below come from a single Chryseobacterium bernardetii genomic window:
- a CDS encoding M28 family peptidase yields the protein MKKIFIILPLFLSGFLFSQKKIQKKPTGRAAIPVKLNYHDEFKKISDEIMTNGRAYENLGELTKGIGPRFSATAGYAKAVEWAEKKFREIGINMIWRQEAKAPVWIRGKESLQIKIENGDWKNIRMLSFGNSEGTGGKDLTGEIVLINSTSELNAMSIGQLKDKIVFVNVPLDPKIINTSDSYLQTAKSKLISASVIAKTGAKALIIRSLTTANDDTPHAKMIYYEPDDKVKIPALSIGVRSADELEKTLKKQKVTAKINMSAESKASTTNPNIIAEIQGNKDSKVIVLGAQLDSWDIGEGAIDDGTGVVQCIEVLRTLKALGYENNHTIRVVLYANSENGGQGREMYAAFVKKKDEKHIFALGTDAGGYSPRGFSLDMSPQRRRLVSPWKEYFLPYGVYDFDQTEAIQDISPLKKLDIPLAELVVDTQRYFDYHHSKQDTFDKVNKRELLLGAAAITQMIFMVDKNW from the coding sequence ATGAAAAAAATATTCATTATACTTCCACTCTTTTTGAGTGGATTTTTATTTTCTCAAAAAAAAATCCAGAAAAAACCTACCGGCAGGGCTGCAATTCCTGTAAAATTAAATTATCACGATGAATTCAAAAAGATTTCAGACGAGATCATGACCAACGGCAGGGCTTATGAAAATCTTGGAGAACTTACAAAAGGAATCGGCCCACGTTTCAGCGCTACTGCCGGATATGCAAAAGCAGTAGAATGGGCAGAAAAAAAGTTCAGAGAAATAGGCATCAATATGATCTGGAGACAGGAAGCTAAAGCTCCGGTATGGATCAGAGGAAAAGAGTCTTTACAGATCAAAATTGAAAATGGGGATTGGAAAAACATCAGAATGCTTTCTTTCGGAAACTCTGAAGGAACAGGCGGAAAAGACCTGACAGGTGAAATTGTTTTAATTAATTCCACTTCAGAACTGAATGCCATGTCCATAGGCCAGTTAAAAGACAAAATTGTTTTCGTGAACGTTCCTTTGGATCCAAAAATCATCAATACCAGTGATTCTTATTTACAGACTGCAAAATCAAAATTAATTTCAGCATCCGTCATTGCCAAAACAGGTGCAAAAGCTTTAATCATAAGATCATTAACAACAGCTAATGACGATACACCGCATGCCAAAATGATTTACTACGAACCGGACGATAAAGTTAAGATTCCGGCTCTATCCATCGGTGTAAGATCAGCGGATGAATTGGAAAAGACCCTGAAGAAGCAAAAAGTTACGGCTAAAATCAACATGTCTGCCGAATCAAAAGCCAGTACTACAAACCCTAATATTATTGCTGAAATTCAAGGCAATAAGGATTCTAAAGTCATTGTTTTAGGCGCTCAGCTTGACTCATGGGATATTGGTGAAGGTGCCATTGATGATGGAACCGGAGTTGTACAGTGTATTGAAGTTTTAAGAACACTGAAAGCACTCGGTTATGAAAATAACCATACCATAAGGGTTGTTTTATATGCCAACAGTGAAAATGGTGGACAAGGCCGTGAAATGTATGCTGCTTTTGTAAAAAAGAAGGATGAAAAACACATTTTCGCCTTAGGAACAGATGCAGGCGGTTATTCACCACGAGGATTTTCTTTGGATATGTCTCCTCAGAGAAGACGGCTAGTCTCTCCTTGGAAAGAATACTTTCTTCCTTATGGCGTTTATGATTTCGACCAAACAGAAGCCATTCAGGATATTTCCCCTTTAAAAAAACTCGATATTCCTTTAGCAGAGCTTGTGGTAGACACCCAAAGATATTTCGACTATCACCATTCTAAACAGGATACTTTTGATAAAGTAAATAAAAGAGAACTTCTTCTCGGGGCGGCTGCCATCACACAAATGATCTTTATGGTTGATAAAAACTGGTAA
- a CDS encoding M28 family peptidase has product MKKIVNISLLTLGMVFISGQTKEDSIQFNKISTEILNNGKGYDELRELTKNIGHRLSGSEAYEKSVQWAAQKLRDAGADKVWLQDVMIPVWVRGKESLHIKTPNGNWKSLKMLSLGNSEGTGGKDVSGEIIMVKSLEEYDKLPAEKVKDKIVFFNYPFNQGNVQTFISYRESGAYRRTAASLTARKGGKFAIIRSLSSAFDDVPHTGNMRYEENISKIPAVTIGNTTADELETLLKNQKVTAKLNSNCGMKGEKLSHSVIGEITGKKDQNVIVVGGHLDSWDVGEGAHDDGSGIVQSIEVLRTFKKLGLQNNHTIRAVCFANEENGTKGGKQYGKTAKDNSEKHLFAIESDAGGFSPRGISLEMDDVKRKQIKSWGNLFLPYGVYNFEGKYSGSDIAPLHEMVVPTAELVPEPQRYFDIHHTAEDTFEKVNRRELLLGSTVITQLIYMIDKNW; this is encoded by the coding sequence ATGAAAAAGATCGTAAATATATCATTATTAACTTTAGGAATGGTCTTTATATCAGGACAGACTAAAGAAGATTCTATACAGTTCAATAAAATTTCCACAGAAATCCTGAATAACGGAAAAGGATATGATGAACTTCGGGAACTCACCAAAAATATAGGACACCGCTTAAGTGGCTCCGAAGCTTATGAAAAATCTGTACAATGGGCCGCACAAAAGCTTCGTGATGCCGGTGCAGATAAGGTATGGCTTCAGGACGTCATGATCCCGGTTTGGGTGAGAGGAAAAGAATCCTTACACATTAAAACTCCCAATGGAAACTGGAAGAGTCTTAAAATGCTTTCCCTTGGAAACTCTGAGGGAACGGGAGGAAAAGATGTGTCCGGAGAGATCATTATGGTGAAGTCCCTTGAGGAATATGACAAACTTCCTGCTGAAAAGGTAAAAGATAAGATTGTTTTCTTTAATTATCCTTTCAACCAGGGCAACGTGCAGACATTTATTTCCTATAGGGAATCAGGAGCCTACAGACGTACCGCAGCTTCTCTCACAGCCAGAAAAGGTGGCAAATTCGCTATCATCAGATCACTTTCCTCCGCATTTGACGATGTTCCACACACAGGAAACATGCGATACGAAGAAAATATCAGTAAAATACCGGCTGTTACCATTGGAAATACAACAGCTGACGAACTGGAAACTTTATTGAAAAATCAGAAAGTCACCGCAAAGCTCAATTCCAATTGTGGGATGAAAGGCGAAAAACTCTCCCACTCCGTCATTGGTGAAATTACTGGGAAGAAAGACCAAAATGTAATTGTAGTGGGCGGACACCTTGATTCCTGGGATGTAGGTGAAGGTGCTCATGATGACGGTTCAGGGATTGTTCAGAGTATTGAAGTCTTAAGAACATTTAAAAAGCTGGGACTCCAGAATAACCATACCATCAGAGCTGTTTGCTTTGCCAATGAAGAAAATGGAACCAAAGGCGGAAAACAATACGGAAAGACAGCAAAGGATAATAGTGAAAAACATCTTTTTGCCATAGAATCCGATGCTGGAGGCTTTTCTCCCCGCGGAATTTCACTGGAAATGGATGATGTGAAAAGAAAACAGATCAAAAGTTGGGGAAATCTATTCTTACCTTACGGAGTTTACAACTTTGAAGGAAAATACTCAGGCTCGGATATTGCCCCATTGCATGAAATGGTGGTACCTACTGCAGAACTCGTTCCGGAACCACAGCGTTATTTTGATATTCACCACACCGCAGAAGATACTTTTGAAAAAGTTAACCGTAGAGAACTGCTTCTCGGCTCAACGGTAATAACACAACTTATTTATATGATTGATAAAAATTGGTAA